The Hippoglossus stenolepis isolate QCI-W04-F060 chromosome 11, HSTE1.2, whole genome shotgun sequence genome includes a window with the following:
- the LOC124854473 gene encoding uncharacterized protein LOC124854473 → FREARSVNLFVNRQLDTSVISKSKADRLRLAANCSLVIREVTAEDAGRYDCRQSDLTTQPHEDHVVFISVVNVTEQKRTDEVTLSCFVSAYRRCYLTVKWLYMNKDVSEDNTELKTSQSSCSANVSFNKSHSVHKMKNYSSLTCKVKDRDKEEKFAFISPSSEGKNKPAPGNNEMTTDWWWYIRLVVGFATIVTMVVILIRWRRNKIQGGDDAVIYSTVEAPSSSTGPSADPSSLYANVTIIQ, encoded by the exons TTCAGAGAGGCTAGATCAGTAAACCTGTTTGTAAACAGGCAGCTCGACACATCTGTGATTTCCAAATCTAAAGCAGACAGACTACGTCTTGCTGCAAACTGTTCTCTGGTTATTAGGGAGGTCACAGCTGAAGATGCTGGTCGATACGACTGCAGACAGTCTGACCTGACAACACAACCACATGAAGATCATGTGGTTTTTATCTCTGTTGTCAACG TGACTGAGCAGAAGAGAACTGATGAGGTGACGTTGAGCTGCTTTGTGTCAGCATATAGAAGGTGTTACCTCACAGTGAAGTGGCTGTATATGAATAAAGATGTGAGTGAAGACAACACTGAACTGAAGACATCACAGTCTTCCTGCTCGGCCAATGTGAGCTTCAATAAATCCCATTCTGTTCACAAGATGAAGAACTATAGCTCATTAACATGTAAAGTGAAGGATCGtgacaaagaggaaaagtttgCCTTCATTTCTCCGTCatcag aAGGAAAGAACAAACCAGCTCCAGGAAACAATGAGATGACAACAG ATTGGTGGTGGTACATTCGTCTGGTTGTGGGTTTTGCCACAATCGTAACAATGGTTGTGATTCTCATCAGATGGAGAAGAAACAAG ATCCAGGGTGGTGATGATGCAGTGATCTACAGCACTGTGGAAgctccctcctcttctactgGACCCTCAGCTGATCCCAGCAGCCTCTATGCCAACGTCACAATCATACAATAG